The Dioscorea cayenensis subsp. rotundata cultivar TDr96_F1 chromosome 19, TDr96_F1_v2_PseudoChromosome.rev07_lg8_w22 25.fasta, whole genome shotgun sequence genome includes a window with the following:
- the LOC120283564 gene encoding ubiquitin carboxyl-terminal hydrolase 12-like isoform X4: protein MTMMTPPPLDQEDEEMLVPHSDFTEGPQPMEVAQPEAASIAENQQVDDPPTSKFTWAIENFSRLNVKKHYSETFVVGGYKWRILIFPKGNNVDHLSMYLDVADSPALPYGWSRYAQFSLSVVNQIHNKYTVRKETQHQFNARESDWGFTSFMPLSELYDPNRGYLINDACIVEAEVAVRRVVDYWSYDSKKETGYVGLKNQGATCYMNSLLQTLYHIPYFRKAVYHMPTTENDMPSWSIPLALQSLFYKLQYSDNSVATKELTKSFGWDTYDSFMQHDVQELNRVLCEKLEDKMKGTVVEGTIQQLFEGHHMNYLECINVDYKSSRKESFYDLQLDVKGCQDVYASFDKYVEVERLEGDNKYQAEQYGLQEAKKGVLFIDFPPVLQLQLKRFEYDFMRDAMVKINDRYEFPLQLDLDRDNGKYLSPDADRSVRNLYMLHSVLVHSGGVHGGHYYAFIRPTLSEQWYKFDDERVTKEDPKRALDEQYGGEEELPQANPGFNNTPFKFTKYSNAYMLVYIRESDKDKIICNVDEKDIAEHLRIRLKKEQEEKEHKKKEKAEAHLYTIIKVARDEDLADQIGKDIYFDLVDHDKVRSFRIQKQLPFTLFKEEVAKEFRIPVQFQRFWLWAKRQNHTYRPNRPLTAQEEAQSVGQLREVSNKAHNAELKLFLEVELGLDLRPLPPPDKSKEDILLFFKFYDPAKEELRYVGRLFVKALGRPLEILAKLNEMAGFPPNEQVQLFEEIKFEPTVMCEHIDVKFTFRSSQLEDGDIICYQKNPYVMSDVRHRYQDIPTFLEYVNNRQVVHFRLLEKPKEDDFCLELSKVFTYDDVVDRVARHLGLDDPSKIRLTSHNCYSQQPKPQPIKYRGVEHLSDMLVHYNQTSDILYYEVLDIPLPELQGLKTLKVVFNHATKDEVVIHSIRLPKNSTVGDVISNLKTKVELSHPNAELRLIEVFYHKIYKIFPHNEKIENINDQYWTLRAEEIPEEEKNLDPRDRLIHVYHFMKDANQNQMIQNFGDPFFLVLHEDETLAEVKGRIQKKLQVPDEEFSKWKFAFCSHGRPEYLEDADIVSTRFQRRDVYGAWEQYLGLEHADTAPKRSYTVNQNRHTYEKPVKIYN, encoded by the exons ATGACCATGATGACCCCGCCCCCTCTCGAT CAGGAGGACGAGGAGATGCTTGTCCCCCACTCTGATTTCACCGAAGGTCCCCAGCCTATGGAGG TGGCTCAACCAGAGGCTGCTAGCATTGCAGAGAATCAGCAGGTGGATGATCCTCCCACATCCAAATTCACCTGGGCTATTGAGAATTTCTCCAGATTGAACGTAAAGAAGCACTATTCTGAAACTTTCGTTGTTGGGGGCTATAAATG GCGGATCCTTATATTCCCCAAGGGAAACAATGTAGACCACTTGTCTATGTACCTGGATGTTGCTGATTCGCCGGCCCTGCCATATGGGTGGAGTAGATATGCACAATTCAGTTTGTCTGTTGTCAATCAAATCCATAACAAGTATACAGTCAGAAAAG AAACTCAACACCAATTCAATGCTCGTGAAAGTGATTGGGGTTTCACATCATTTATGCCTCTTTCTGAACTTTATGACCCAAATAGAGGATACCTTATTAATGACGCATGCATAGTTGAAGCTGAGGTTGCGGTTCGTAGGGTTGTTGATTATTGGTCTTATGACTCAAAAAAAGAAACAGGCTATGTTGGTCTAAAGAATCAAGGAGCTACATGTTACATGAATTCTCTTCTCCAAACCCTTTATCATATTCCGTACTTCAGAAAA GCTGTATACCACATGCCGACAACTGAGAATGATATGCCATCCTGGAGCATTCCTTTGGCCCTGCAAAGCCTTTTTTACAAACTTCAATATAGCGATAATAGTGTTGCTACAAAAGAGCTGACAAAATCTTTTGGATGGGATACGTATGATTCATTCATGCAGCATGACGTGCAAGAGCTTAACAGAGTTCTTTGTGAAAAGTTAGAAGATAAGATGAAG GGAACTGTTGTGGAGGGTACCATACAGCAGTTATTTGAAGGCCACCATATGAACTACCTTGAGTGTATTAATGTGGACTATAAGTCTAGCAGAAAAGAATCATTTTATG atCTTCAACTTGATGTTAAAGGCTGTCAAGATGTTTATGCTTCTTTTGATAAGTATGTTGAAGTTGAGCGACTTGAAGGGGATAACAAATATCAGGCCGAACAATATGGTCTACAG GAGGCAAAGAAAGGTGTTCTCTTCATTGACTTCCCACCTGTTTTGCAACTCCAGCTGAAACGGTTTGAATATGATTTCATGAGGGATGCTATGGTAAAG ATAAATGATCGATACGAGTTCCCTTTGCAATTAGATCTGGATAGAGATAATGGAAAATACCTTTCTCCAGATGCAGACAGGAGCGTGCGCAATTTATATATGCTTCACAG TGTCCTTGTTCACAGTGGTGGGGTCCATGGAGGGCACTATTATGCTTTTATTCGGCCTACTTTGTCAGAGCAGTG GtataaatttgatgatgaaagGGTAACCAAAGAAGATCCGAAGAGAGCGTTGGACGAACAGTATGGTGGTGAGGAAGAG TTGCCTCAGGCAAACCCTGGGTTCAATAATACTCCTTTTAAGTTTACAAAGTATTCAAATGCATATATGCTTGTTTATATACGAGAGAGTGACAAggacaaaataatttgcaatgTGGATGAGAAGGACATTGCTGAACATCTAAGA AtaagattaaagaaagaacaagaagagaaagaacacaagaaaaaggaaaaggcaGAGGCACATCTTTACACCATCATAAAg GTTGCTCGAGATGAGGATTTAGCTGACCAGATTGGAAAGGATATCTATTTTGACCTTGTGGACCATGATAAGGTCCGCAGCTTCCGTATCCAGAAACAGTTGCCATTCACACTTTTCAAG GAAGAGGTAGCAAAAGAATTCCGCATCCCTGTGCAATTTCAGCGTTTTTGGCTATGGGCTAAGCGTCAAAACCACACTTATCGTCCCAATCGGCCTTTAACTGCCCAAGAGGAAGCACAGTCA GTTGGACAACTGAGAGAGGTCTCAAACAAAGCACATAATGCGGAACTAAAGCTATTCCTTGAAGTTGAGCTTGGACTG GATTTACGTCCTCTACCTCCACCTGACAAATCCAAAGAAGATATCCtgctttttttcaaattttatgacCCTGCCAAGGAAGAGTTACG GTATGTTGGGAGGCTTTTTGTTAAAGCATTGGGAAGGCCACTTGAAATACTGGCGAAACTGAATGAAATGGCTGGTTTCCCCCCAAATGAACAAGTTCAACTTTTTGAG GAAATAAAGTTCGAACCAACTGTAATGTGCGAACACATTGACGTCAAATTTACATTTCGATCTAGCCAG CTTGAAGATGGCGATATCATTTGTTATCAGAAAAATCCCTATGTAATGAGTGATGTTCGGCATAGGTATCAGGATATTCCAACTTTCCTAGAATATGTGAACAACCGGCAG GTTGTTCATTTTCGGTTATTGGAGAAACCGAAGGAAGATGACTTTTGCTTAGAGTT GTCTAAGGTTTTCACATATGATGACGTGGTGGATAGAGTTGCTCGCCACCTTGGTTTGGATGATCCTTCCAAAATTCGCCTTACTTCCCATAATTGCTACTCTCAACAGCCAAAACCCCAACCAATTAAGTACCGTGGTGTAGAACATCTTTCTGATATGTTGGTCCACTACAACCAG ACTTCTGATATACTGTATTATGAGGTTTTGGACATTCCTCTTCCAGAATTGCAAGGATTAAAAACTCTTAAAGTTGTATTCAATCACGCCACAAAGGATGAG GTGGTGATTCACAGTATTAGACTCCCAAAAAATAGTACTGTGGGCGATGTAATCAGTAACCTAAAAACCAAG GTTGAGCTCTCCCATCCCAATGCAGAACTGCGATTGATTGAAGTCTTCTATCACAAAATTTACAAG ATCTTTCCACATAATGAAAAGATAGAAAATATAAACGACCAATATTGGACTTTACGAGCGGAGGAG ATTCCTGAGGAAGAGAAAAACCTTGATCCCCGTGATCGCTTGATTCATGTGTACCATTTCATGAAAGATGCGAATCAAAATCAGATG ATTCAGAACTTTGGTGATCCTTTCTTCTTGGTTCTTCATGAAGATGAGACTTTAGCTGAGGTAAAAGGGCGTATTCAGAAGAAACTGCAGGTTCCAGATGAGGAGTTCTCTAAG TGGAAGTTTGCATTTTGTTCACATGGTCGGCCTGAATACCTTGAAGATGCCGATATCGTCTCCACTCGCTTTCAG AGAAGAGATGTGTATGGTGCTTGGGAGCAATACCTGGGACTTGAGCATGCTGATACTGCTCCAAAAAGGTCTTACACAGTCAATCAG AACCGCCATACATACGAGAAACCTGTTAAAATCTACAACTAA